The following DNA comes from Shinella zoogloeoides.
GAGGAGCGCGAGCACCTCCATCACATAGCCCAGCGACATGATACCGGCGCCATGGACCAGTCGAGAAGTCTTCGGCGTGTGACCCTCCCATTCATTGAGGAAGACGGTCTGTACCGCACGATAAAAGTCACTGACGAGGGCGAAGCTGAGATCGGCTCCATCGGGTTCGCGGATGAGTTCACGCATGACGCCGTCGCTCATCGAGTTGATAACGACCCGCTGGATCGCCGTGTCACGGATAATCCCGGTCGGGTTCGTGTGCTGGTAGATTTTGCCCTTGAGCGAAGAGCCGTCGTCGTAATTGAGGCGTGCTGCCAGATCTGCCGCGACCGAACGATCACCCAGACGGCGCGGCAGCCCCCTTACCGTCGGCAGCAGTTCATAGATCAGCGATTTCGGAAGCGGCCGGGTATTGTTGATGAGCACGAACTGGCGGCGCAGTTCCTCCTCGTCTCTGCAGACGATGGCCGACACGAAGACCTGGAAATCCTTTTCCTCAACCTGGCTGAGGGCAGTCAGGCGCTGCTGGCCATCGACGACGAGACCGGGCGCACCACCCATTGCGTCAATCTCCACCATGCAGCGGCCGTCCGCGGCTTCCTCACTGATCGTGATTCCGGTGGTGAAGGCGACAAC
Coding sequences within:
- the dbpB gene encoding DGQHR domain-containing protein DpdB; its protein translation is MTILKFPAIRAKQSETHTVLSFAAKASDLKNFAVIERVARDEGGALSGFQRPQIAGHIREIRDYLEKPEAILPNPIVVAFTTGITISEEAADGRCMVEIDAMGGAPGLVVDGQQRLTALSQVEEKDFQVFVSAIVCRDEEELRRQFVLINNTRPLPKSLIYELLPTVRGLPRRLGDRSVAADLAARLNYDDGSSLKGKIYQHTNPTGIIRDTAIQRVVINSMSDGVMRELIREPDGADLSFALVSDFYRAVQTVFLNEWEGHTPKTSRLVHGAGIMSLGYVMEVLALLDGARTVHDFSRGLACLVGNTAWTSGEWNFGENDRRHWKSVQNVNRDIVTLAQYLIGIVRADVKRRRADDVEPKQASM